In Desulfobacter hydrogenophilus, the genomic stretch CTCAGCATAATTCTCACGGGTGTTTTTGGAAAACTCATCCACCTGTTGTTTAAGGTGCTCAAGGTCATCGGTATTTGTCTGAGCAAGCACATTCCGGCGGCTGTTATTCTGTTCCATAACCGCCACCCGGGTCTCCAGAGCCTGATACTGACTGGGTGCCACGCAGCCCGCTAGTAAAACCATGGCTGTAAGGCAGGGATAAAAGCACAAAGGTTTCATTTGATACGAAGTCCGAAAATAGTTAAAGGAGATATGGGTATAGACAGGCAATTCCGTCTGTCTATACCCGCCAAACGTATAAGAAGACATCCCCAAGAGGGTTATCTTGCCTATACCGCCGGTCTTCTACCTGAATATAAATTGTGCCCGTCTGTTTATGCGATAAGCCGCTTCTGTGGATGCCGGATCCAGAGGTTTTTCTTCTCCATAGCTGACCGTCCCCAGACGATGGGCTGAAACACCTAAATCCACAAGATAATTTTGGGCTGCGTTGGCGCGTCTTTCCCCCAAGGCCAGATTGTAAACCGTGGTACCACGCTCGTCACAATGACCTTCAATCATAACGGTCTCAGAGGGATTGGCCTGCAGCCAAGCCGCTTTTTCCCGCAGCAGGTCCTTAGCCTGATCGCTAAGTTCAGCACTGTCATAGTCAAATAAAATGTTCTGATTCAGGAAACGGGATTCAGCTTCGGCAATCTGGGCTTGCCGCTGATCGTCCAGTTGCTGGGCTTTGATTCTGTCAGCCTCAAGCCGAGCAGCTCGTTCAGCCTCAAGACGGGCCGCTCTTTCAGCATCTGTCTCCTCACTTTGCCCCTGGTATACATTACCAGGATCAGCCACCTGTGGTTTTGAACAGGCGACCATGGTTAAAAGTCCTACAACCATTACTGCCATCATAACATTCATCAACAATTGTTTTTTCATCGTACTTCTCCTTTTTTGATTTACCTTAACGATCTTGCTTATATTTCCTAATCAGTTCAAAAACCAGTGTCACCGGACCAATCCGGTTCACTCTGTAGGCCGGGCATGGAAAGAAGTCGGCGCTGATCCGTACCGGCCGCGGTCATGACAAATAAATTTGCTCTTCCGCCGTTCCTCTTGGATTTAAAGACGATCAGGGTGCCGTCCGGTGACCAACAAGGATCTTCATTATCGCCCTGTTCTGCGGTCAACTGCACCGGATTACCGATATGCGGATAAACAGATATCACAAAAATATTAATTTTATTTTTTTCAATCCCCACATAAGCAATCTTTTTTCCGTCCGGGGACCATGCCGGGCTGGTATTATATCTTCCAGTGAATGTTACGCGCTGCGCCTCTTCCGAATCCAGCCCTTGAATATAAATCTGTGGATTGCCGGACCGGGATGAGGTAAAGGCGATCATTCTACCGTCCGGGGAAAATTTAGGTGACACATTGGATCCCCAGCTCTTGGTCACTCTTTTAATAATTTCTCCTTTACGGGTCAACAAATATATTTCCTGATCTCCTGAAAAACTTAACGTTGCCGCCAGATTAAGCTTTCCAGGCATCCAGTCCGGAGAAATATTAATCCCTTTATAATTAACAATGGCTCCCAAGTTCTCCCTAAGATTTTTTATAAAAATATCAGGTTTTCCCTTGGCATAGGAGACGTAAGCCAGCCATTGACCGTCATGGGACCAGGCAGGAGACAACGAAATACTTTTATGATGGGTGATCTGTCGGGGGTTAAATCCGTCAAAGTCGCAAGAATAGATTTCTTTATTACCATTGACGGTGGAAACAAAGGCAATTTTTGATCCAAAAACCCCAAAATTTCCAGTCAGCGCTTTGGCAACTTCCGCACAAAACCGATGAACCATCGCCCGGATCTGGGTAGTCGGCCCGCTGTATATTTTCCCAACTAAAAGCTTTGTATTAAAGGTATCCATAAGGCGAAGCTGCAATTTAACCTGGCCGTCAAGCTCTTCTACGCCTCCTGTAACCAAAAGTTCAGCCCCGATGCCTGTCCAATCCTTGAAATTTATCTGCCCCAGTTGGATGCCTGATTCCCCAGGATTGGATAAAAAGGCAGTTGGGTCCATAATTTTCAGATATCCTGTGAAATCAAGCCCTGCTTTCAGAATCTGTTCAGCCTGAGCGCCTGCAGCAACCTCAGCTTCATGGCCACTGAAAGCCTTGAACGAGGTCACCGCAACAGGCGTTTTGTTTAAAAAGGGATTTGAAATGCTGATATAATCATAATCCTTTGCCAGGGCCTGGACAGCCAGGAGAAATATACTTGCCCATATCCAGACCATGGGGTTCAGCACACACAAAAATTTGCCTTGTTTCATTTGACCACCTGTTTATATTTGATTTCCACAAAAACTATTTAGTGATAGTGTCCGTCCAGAAATAAGATGTCTTGTTCAAGTTCAAGGCGGATGAAAATTTTAACCACAGGCATATACAACATATTCCGAGGATTAAAATTTTCATCCAACGAAGGAATTGGACAAAAAAGCTATTTCTGGATGGGCACTATTTAAGGCCCCGGGGGGAAAACCCGAGCACCAATTCATAGGAGAACATCCCTTTGGGCAATTCCGGCAGGGGATTTGCCCTTTGTACTGCCTTTTTAGCAGAGTCATCAAGATAATTGTTTCCGGACCGGGTCTCAAATGAAATATCCCGGATATCACCGCTTTTTAATATTTTTATAAAAATTCTGACTTCAAGATCCTGATCAAGTCCGGCCATGGCATCATTGAAAATCCAATTCTGCTCAATGGCAGACTTGATTATCATCTGATACAGCGTCAAGGGACTGGCTTCTCCGGCACCCCCGCCGCCTGTAGCACCAGCAACCTTATTGCCGTTGGGATTTGTACCCTGGGCACCATTTTCTTTTGAGGCGACCGAGGCCTTCATCCGTTCCAGGGCGTTTTTAAGCTGAGCCTGCCTGTGTTCTTCACTCTTTTGAGCCTGCTCTTTTTTGGTCTTTGCCAACTCTTGTTCTAACTTTTTCTTGGTTTTTTCTTCTTGTTTACTTTTCTTTTCAACAGAATTTTCTTTTGGCGGCTTTTTTGGGGGTGGTTCCTTTTCTCGGGCTGCGATCAAATTTTTAAGGTTATGGGGCTTTGACTTCAAACTGACCTCAGGTTTGATTATCGGTATTTCTGCTTTCTTGGGTTCAGTGGGCTGGGAAGGCCTTTGTGAAACAGCATCAGGGCTCACACTGTCTGCCTTGTCAGGCGTCGGTTCACCAGGCATCGATAATTTTTCCGAAGTGGGAGCATTGACAGGTCCGGGAGCAAACGCAACCAAATCCACAGTAATAACTTTGGGCTTGGGTGCGGAAAACTGAAAATCATGCAAAAAATACAGGCTGATAAAAAAAAGCGCATGGCAAATCAGGGATACCAGGCAAACCAGAAAGAACCTTCCAGGGCCGGTGCTTTGGAGCTCGCTGGCAACGCTTCGCCTATTTTGGATTTGAGACCGAATATTCATCTTACGCCATTAACCAGCCGGGGTCTCATCCTCAGGCAGGGTGATCATGCCAAGGCTGGTAACACCGGCTTTTTTAATTTGGGACATGATATTGACCACCACACCATAGGGCACTTTTTTATCCGCCTTCAGGTAAACATTTTTCTTATCCAGATTCTCCATGACAGCTTCAAGCTTTTCTGCCAGAAACGCGGCGCTGATCTCCTGCTCATTAATATACACTTTCATATCAGCATCAATGGAGATGATCAGATTCTGCTCATCCGTGGGCAATGATTCCGAAGTTGCTGTGGGGAGCTCAACGTCCACACCCTGAACCATCATGGGTGCCGTGACCATAAAAATTATCAATAAAACCAGCATGACATCCACAAACGGCGTCACATTGATTTCAGACATCAAGGGGTCATTTCCTGATCCAAGCTGCATTTATGCCTCCAGCTTTTTAAAAACATCCCGTTCAATAATATTCAAAAGATCTGAAGAAAAACTTTGAAGTTCTGAATTCAGCACCCGTATACGGTCATTGAAGTAATTATATGCAATAACCGATGGAATGGCCACGGCAAGGCCGGCCGCCGTAGCCACTAAGGCCTCGGAAATACCGGGTGCCACAACGGCAAGACTGGCAGACCCTGAAAGCCCGATCCCCTGGAAGGTGCTCATGATACCCCACACCGTACCGAATAGGCCGATAAAAGGGGCAGTATTACCGGCTGTTGCCAGAAAGGACACCAACTGAACCAACCGCCGGTTTTCCACATTAATGGCCCGATTAAGCGTGCGGTTGACACTTCCCATGGTCTGAAGGGTCGATCCGGCATTTTTCTTTGCGGCAAGATTTTCCTTATTCTCAGTCCTTGAAGCCTCCATGTAAGCGGCAATAAAAATTCGGGCCAGGGGACTGGAGCGAAGCGCCTTGGCCTTGGAAAAGGCATCGGCCAGGGTCCGGCATTGCCAAAACACTTCGGTAAAATAAGCCGAATCTCTGAATGCCGTTCTAACATACCGAAATTTTATGAATATGATAGACCAGGAGATAATAGAAAAAAACAGCAGCAGCAACATGATAAACTTTACAACTGGCCCGGCATTGGTAAGCATATATAACAGGCCGACTGATTCAGTGGTCATAAATTCTTCCTTAAACTATATTGGCACCTTGGGAAATATATCAGATAAAAATACATAAATCTACATGGTGTTTGGGCACAAGCTCACCCATCTGCGATTAAATAATAAAAGCCCCTTTGCCTTGGACAAAGGGGCTTAATATTACTAAATCACATCATAACCGAACAAGCCGGCTTCATGTATCACAGGCAGAATTGATTACATCATACCAGGCATTCCACCGCCCATACCGCCCATGCCGCCGCCCATTCCACCAGGCATACCACCACCTGCATTTTCTTCAGGCTTTTCAGCAATCATGGCT encodes the following:
- the pal gene encoding peptidoglycan-associated lipoprotein Pal, giving the protein MKKQLLMNVMMAVMVVGLLTMVACSKPQVADPGNVYQGQSEETDAERAARLEAERAARLEADRIKAQQLDDQRQAQIAEAESRFLNQNILFDYDSAELSDQAKDLLREKAAWLQANPSETVMIEGHCDERGTTVYNLALGERRANAAQNYLVDLGVSAHRLGTVSYGEEKPLDPASTEAAYRINRRAQFIFR
- the tolB gene encoding Tol-Pal system beta propeller repeat protein TolB — encoded protein: MKQGKFLCVLNPMVWIWASIFLLAVQALAKDYDYISISNPFLNKTPVAVTSFKAFSGHEAEVAAGAQAEQILKAGLDFTGYLKIMDPTAFLSNPGESGIQLGQINFKDWTGIGAELLVTGGVEELDGQVKLQLRLMDTFNTKLLVGKIYSGPTTQIRAMVHRFCAEVAKALTGNFGVFGSKIAFVSTVNGNKEIYSCDFDGFNPRQITHHKSISLSPAWSHDGQWLAYVSYAKGKPDIFIKNLRENLGAIVNYKGINISPDWMPGKLNLAATLSFSGDQEIYLLTRKGEIIKRVTKSWGSNVSPKFSPDGRMIAFTSSRSGNPQIYIQGLDSEEAQRVTFTGRYNTSPAWSPDGKKIAYVGIEKNKINIFVISVYPHIGNPVQLTAEQGDNEDPCWSPDGTLIVFKSKRNGGRANLFVMTAAGTDQRRLLSMPGLQSEPDWSGDTGF
- a CDS encoding cell envelope integrity protein TolA → MNIRSQIQNRRSVASELQSTGPGRFFLVCLVSLICHALFFISLYFLHDFQFSAPKPKVITVDLVAFAPGPVNAPTSEKLSMPGEPTPDKADSVSPDAVSQRPSQPTEPKKAEIPIIKPEVSLKSKPHNLKNLIAAREKEPPPKKPPKENSVEKKSKQEEKTKKKLEQELAKTKKEQAQKSEEHRQAQLKNALERMKASVASKENGAQGTNPNGNKVAGATGGGGAGEASPLTLYQMIIKSAIEQNWIFNDAMAGLDQDLEVRIFIKILKSGDIRDISFETRSGNNYLDDSAKKAVQRANPLPELPKGMFSYELVLGFSPRGLK
- the tolR gene encoding protein TolR — encoded protein: MQLGSGNDPLMSEINVTPFVDVMLVLLIIFMVTAPMMVQGVDVELPTATSESLPTDEQNLIISIDADMKVYINEQEISAAFLAEKLEAVMENLDKKNVYLKADKKVPYGVVVNIMSQIKKAGVTSLGMITLPEDETPAG
- the tolQ gene encoding protein TolQ, with amino-acid sequence MTTESVGLLYMLTNAGPVVKFIMLLLLFFSIISWSIIFIKFRYVRTAFRDSAYFTEVFWQCRTLADAFSKAKALRSSPLARIFIAAYMEASRTENKENLAAKKNAGSTLQTMGSVNRTLNRAINVENRRLVQLVSFLATAGNTAPFIGLFGTVWGIMSTFQGIGLSGSASLAVVAPGISEALVATAAGLAVAIPSVIAYNYFNDRIRVLNSELQSFSSDLLNIIERDVFKKLEA